The following are encoded together in the Citrus sinensis cultivar Valencia sweet orange chromosome 1, DVS_A1.0, whole genome shotgun sequence genome:
- the LOC102614848 gene encoding cellulose synthase A catalytic subunit 1 [UDP-forming] yields MEANAGMVAGSHRRNELVRIRHDSDSGPKPLKNLNGQTCQICGDNVGLTAMGDIFVACNECAFPVCRPCYEYERKDGTQSCPQCKTRYKRHKGSPRVEGDDEEDDIDDLENEFNYAQGNSKARRQWQGEDLELSASSRHESQQPIPLLTNGQSVSGEIPCATPDTQSVRTTSGPLGPSERNVHSSPYTDPRQPVPVRIVDPSKDLNSYGLGNVDWKERVEGWKLKQEKNMMQVTGKYSEGKGDIEGTGSNGEELQMADDARQPLSRVVPIPSSHLTPYRVVIILRLIILGFFLQYRVTHPVKDAYPLWLTSVICEIWFALSWLLDQFPKWYPVNRETYLDRLALRYDREGEPSQLAPVDIFVSTVDPLKEPPLVTANTVLSILAVDYPVDKVSCYVSDDGSAMLTFEALSETAEFARKWVPFCKKHNIEPRAPEFYFAQKIDYLKDKIQPSFVKERRAMKREYEEFKVRINALVAKAQKMPEEGWTMQDGTPWPGNNPRDHPGMIQVFLGRSGGLDTDGNELPRLVYVSREKRPGFQHHKKAGAMNALIRVSAVLTNGAYLLNVDCDHYFNNSKALKEAMCFMMDPAYGKKTCYVQFPQRFDGIDLHDRYANRNIVFFDINLKGLDGIQGPVYVGTGCCFNRQALYGYDPVLTEEDLEPNIIVKGCCGPRKKGKGSNKKYIDKKRAMKRTESTVPIFNMEDIEEGVEGYDDERSLLMSQKSLEKRFGQSPVFIAATFMEQGGIPPTTNPASLLKEAIHVISCGYEDKTEWGKEIGWIYGSVTEDILTGFKMHARGWISIYCMPPRPAFKGSAPINLSDRLNQVLRWALGSIEILLSRHCPIWYGYNGRLKLLERLAYINTIVYPLTSIPLIAYCTLPAFCLLTNKFIIPEISNFASMWFILLFISIFATGILEIRWSGVGIEDWWRNEQFWVIGGTSAHLFAVFQGLLKVLAGIDTNFTVTSKASDDDGDFAELYVFKWTSLLIPPTTVLIVNLVGIVAGVSWAINSGYQSWGPLFGKLFFAIWVIAHLYPFLKGLLGRQNRTPTIVIVWSILLASIFSLLWVRVDPFTSDDTKANSNGQCGINC; encoded by the exons CCCAAACCTCTGAAGAATCTGAATGGCCAAACATGCCAGATCTGTGGCGATAATGTAGGACTGACAGCCATGGGTGATATCTTTGTTGCCTGCAATGAGTGTGCCTTCCCTGTTTGCAGGCCTTGTTATGAGTATGAGCGAAAAGATGGAACTCAGTCTTGCCCCCAGTGCAAGACTAGATATAAAAGGCACAAAG GGAGCCCACGAGTTGAGggagatgatgaagaagacGACATTGATGATCTGGAGAATGAGTTCAATTATGCCCAAGGCAATAGCAAAGCAAGACGCCAGTGGCAGGGTGAAGATCTGGAGCTTTCTGCTTCTTCTAGGCATGAATCTCAACAACCGATTCCGCTTCTCACCAATGGCCAGTCG GTTTCCGGTGAAATTCCGTGTGCTACTCCTGACACCCAATCTGTGCGAACTACTTCAGGTCCTCTGGGCCCTTCTGAGAGGAATGTTCACTCTTCTCCATACACTGATCCAAGGCAGCCAG TTCCAGTGAGAATTGTGGACCCTTCAAAGGACTTGAATTCTTATGGCCTTGGAAATGTTGACTGGAAAGAAAGGGTTGAAGGCTGGAAGCTCAAACAGGAGAAAAATATGATGCAGGTGACTGGTAAATACAGTGAAGGAAAGGGAGACATAGAAGGCACTGGTTCAAATGGGGAAGAACTCCAAAT GGCTGATGATGCTCGACAACCCTTGAGCCGTGTGGTGCCGATACCTTCATCTCACTTGACCCCTTACCGGGTTGTGATCATTCTCCGTCTTATTATTTTGGGCTTCTTCCTACAGTATCGTGTGACTCATCCAGTGAAAGATGCATACCCACTGTGGCTAACATCTGTTATTTGTGAGATTTGGTTTGCCTTATCCTGGCTTCTGGATCAGTTCCCAAAATGGTATCCTGTCAATCGTGAGACCTATTTAGACCGGCTTGCATTAAG aTATGATCGGGAAGGCGAGCCGTCACAGTTGGCTCCTGTAGATATTTTTGTTAGTACTGTGGATCCCCTGAAGGAGCCTCCTCTTGTTACAGCAAACACTGTCTTATCTATACTTGCTGTGGATTACCCTGTCGACAAAGTATCTTGCTATGTATCAGATGATGGTTCAGCAATGTTAACCTTTGAAGCCCTCTCTGAAACTGCAGAATTTGCTAGGAAGTGGGTGCCCTTTTGCAAGAAGCACAACATAGAGCCTAGAGCCcctgaattttattttgccCAGAAGATTGACTACTTGAAGGATAAAATACAGCCTTCTTTTGTGAAAGAGCGTCGGGCAATGAAG AGAGAATATGAGGAGTTCAAGGTGCGTATCAATGCCCTTGTTGCCAAGGCACAAAAGATGCCTGAAGAAGGTTGGACAATGCAGGATGGCACGCCCTGGCCAGGGAATAATCCTAGGGATCATCCTGGAATGATCCAG GTGTTCTTAGGCCGCAGTGGAGGGCTTGACACTGATGGAAATGAGTTACCTAGACTTGTTTATGTCTCTCGAGAGAAGCGTCCTGGTTTCCAACATCACAAAAAAGCTGGGGCTATGAATGCATTG ATTCGTGTTTCAGCTGTCCTTACAAATGGTGCATATCTGTTGAATGTTGATTGTGATCATTACTTCAATAACAGCAAAGCTCTTAAAGAAGCCATGTGTTTCATGATGGATCCTGCCTATGGAAAGAAGACTTGCTATGTGCAGTTCCCACAACGTTTTGATGGTATTGACTTGCATGATCGATATGCCAATCGtaatattgttttctttgat ATCAACTTGAAAGGGCTGGATGGCATTCAGGGTCCAGTCTATGTGGGAACTGGTTGTTGTTTCAACAGGCAAGCTCTGTATGGGTATGATCCAGTTTTAACTGAGGAAGATTTGGAACCAAACATTATTGTGAAGGGTTGTTGTGGTCCAAGAAAGAAGGGTAAGGGTTCTAACAAGAAATACATTGACAAGAAGAGGGCAATGAAAAGAACTGAATCTACCGTTCCCATTTTCAATATGGAAGACATTGAGGAGGGCGTTGAAG GATATGATGACGAGAGATCACTGCTGATGTCGCAGAAGAGTTTAGAGAAGCGTTTTGGTCAATCCCCAGTTTTCATTGCAGCTACCTTCATGGAACAGGGAGGCATTCCACCGACAACTAATCCTGCAAGTCTTCTAAAGGAAGCAATCCATGTTATTAGTTGTGGTTATGAGGACAAGACTGAATGGGGCAAAGAG ATTGGATGGATCTATGGTTCTGTGACTGAAGATATCCTGACTGGGTTCAAGATGCATGCTCGTGGTTGGATATCAATCTATTGCATGCCACCACGCCCAGCATTTAAGGGGTCTGCTCCCATAAATCTTTCTGATCGTTTGAACCAGGTTCTTCGATGGGCCTTGGGGTCAATTGAGATTTTGCTGAGCAGGCATTGCCCTATATGGTATGGCTACAATGGGAGATTGAAGCTTTTGGAGAGACTGGCGTACATTAACACTATTGTCTACCCACTGACCTCCATCCCACTAATTGCTTACTGCACGCTTCCTGCTTTTTGCCTTCTTACTAATAAATTCATCATTCCAGAG ATAAGCAACTTTGCTAGCATGTGGTTTATTCTACTTTTCATTTCCATTTTTGCTACTGGAATACTGGAGATTAGATGGAGTGGGGTTGGTATTGAGGACTGGTGGAGGAATGAACAGTTCTGGGTCATTGGTGGAACATCGGCACATCTATTTGCTGTTTTCCAAGGTCTCTTGAAAGTGCTTGCTGGGATTGATACCAACTTTACTGTCACTTCAAAGGCTTCTGATGATGATGGAGATTTTGCAGAGCTTTATGTATTCAAATGGACATCTCTTCTCATCCCTCCAACTACAGTCCTGATTGTGAACTTGGTGGGTATTGTAGCTGGTGTATCATGGGCCATAAACAGTGGTTACCAATCATGGGGTCCACTCTTTGGCAAGCTATTCTTTGCCATATGGGTCATTGCCCATCTGTATCCTTTCCTGAAGGGTCTGTTGGGTCGTCAAAACCGCACACCAACAATTGTCATTGTGTGGTCTATCCTACTTGCTTCCATTTTCTCCTTGCTGTGGGTGCGTGTTGATCCCTTTACCTCTGATGACACCAAAGCCAATTCAAACGGTCAATGTGGCATCAATTGCTAG
- the LOC102615924 gene encoding EG45-like domain containing protein, translating to MAVLLVFTIILSLLSTELSFVFADIGTATAYHPPYLPTRCNGNRQDQFPPGNLFVAVGEGLWDNGAACGRRYRMRCISGNNKPCKGSTIDVKVVDFCRKSPCPSTIVLSNDAFQAISRVDAKINVEYVQI from the exons ATGGCAGTACTCTTAGTGTTTACAATCATATTAAGTTTATTAAGCACAGAATTAAGCTTCGTGTTCGCGGATATTGGCACTGCTACCGCTTATCATCCACCATACCTAC CAACGAGATGCAACGGCAACAGACAAGACCAGTTCCCACCGGGGAACTTGTTTGTCGCGGTGGGTGAAGGCTTGTGGGATAACGGCGCAGCCTGTGGAAGGCGTTACCGGATGAGATGCATAAGCGGTAACAACAAACCATGCAAGGGCAGCACCATTGACGTTAAGGTTGTGGATTTTTGCCGAAAGTCACCCTGCCCTTCAACTATCGTCCTCTCGAATGATGCTTTTCAAGCAATCTCCCGTGTTGATGCAAAAATCAACGTTGAATATGTCCA GATATGA
- the LOC102620929 gene encoding probable sugar phosphate/phosphate translocator At5g25400 — protein MAVLSVFTIILSLLSTELSFVFAGFGTVTAYHPPYLPTRCNGNGQEQFPPGNLFVAVGECLWDNGAACGSLWGNGAACGRRYRLRCISGNNKPCKGNTINQFPISLTMIHMFFCGTLAFLLIKVFKFVEPVTMSRCLFLSSVVPIGALYSLSLWLSNSAYIYLSVSFIQMLKALMPVAVYSIGVTFKKESFKSDTMCNMVSISVGVAIAAYGEAKFDSWGVVLQLGAVAFEATRLVMIQILLTSKGITLNPITSLYYVAPCCLVFLLVPWIFVELPILRETSSFHFDFEIFGTNSLCAFALNLAVFLLVGKTSPLTMNVAGVVKDWLLIAFSWSAIKDTITPINLFGYGLAFSGVAYYSISKLLALKAKEAQKKAQQADEEAGKVLEERDGEGGGSTNRNESQD, from the exons ATGGCGGTACTCTCAGTGTTTACAATCATATTAAGTTTATTAAGCACAGAATTAAGCTTCGTGTTCGCGGGTTTTGGCACTGTTACCGCTTATCATCCACCATATCTAC CAACTAGGTGCAACGGCAACGGACAAGAACAGTTCCCACCGGGGAACTTGTTTGTCGCAGTGGGTGAATGCTTGTGGGACAACGGGGCAGCCTGTGGAAGCTTGTGGGGCAACGGAGCAGCCTGTGGAAGGCGTTACCGTTTGAGATGCATAAGTGGTAATAATAAACCATGCAAGGGCAATACCATTAACCAGTTCCCCATCTCTCTAACGATGATCCACATGTTCTTTTGCGGCACCCTCGCTTTCCTCCTCATCAAAGTCTTCAAATTCGTCGAACCCGTCACCATGTCTCGCTGTCTCTTCCTTTCCTCCGTCGTCCCCATCGGCGCTTTGTATTCCCTCAGCCTCTGGCTCTCCAACTCCGCTTACATTTACCTCTCCGTCTCCTTTATCCAAATGCTCAAAGCCCTTATGCCCGTCGCCGTCTACTCTATCGGGGTCACGTTTAAAAAGGAGTCCTTTAAGAGTGACACTATGTGTAACATGGTCTCGATCTCCGTCGGCGTCGCCATTGCCGCTTACGGGGAGGCCAAATTTGACTCCTGGGGAGTCGTCTTGCAACTGGGTGCCGTCGCTTTTGAGGCGACGAGGTTGGTAATGATTCAAATCTTGCTTACATCTAAAGGGATCACTTTGAATCCTATTACGTCTTTGTATTATGTTGCCCCTTGTTGTTTGGTTTTCTTGCTTGTGCCTTGGATCTTTGTGGAGTTGCCCATTTTGAGGGAGACGTCGAGTTTCCATTTTGACTTCGAGATCTTCGGAACTAATTCGCTTTGTGCCTTCGCTTTGAATCTTGCCGTGTTCTTGCTTGTTGGGAAGACCTCTCCTTTGACTATGAATGTGGCTGGTGTGGTTAAGGATTGGTTGTTGATCGCCTTTTCGTGGTCTGCGATTAAGGACACTATCACCCCCATTAATCTGTTTGGATATGGTCTCGCCTTTTCGGGTGTTGCGTATTACAGTATCTCGAAATTGCTGGCATTGAAGGCTAAGGAGGCGCAGAAGAAGGCTCAACAGGCTGATGAGGAAGCTGGGAAGGTGTTAGAGGAGAGGGATGGTGAAGGAGGTGGATCTACCAATAGGAACGAATCTCAGGATTAA
- the LOC102615623 gene encoding adenine nucleotide transporter BT1, chloroplastic/mitochondrial translates to MGKRGGIQLFDDKRDGFFSICDLASQCNFIQGENFQYPYQPGGLFASVGQMGMNFGVSPNASNSPDNNGGGGGGIKSTFHDLYVKYVPSQDSACIVELPEGEKALKKKKGGLKLKIKIANPSLRRLFSGAIAGAVSRTAVAPLETIRTHLMVGTSGHSTAEVFQNIMQTDGWKGLFRGNLVNVIRVAPSKAIELFAFDTVNKHLSAKPGEPSKVPIPASLIAGACAGVSSTLCTYPLELVKTRLTIQGDAYNGIVDAFVKIIRQEGPAELFRGLAPSLIGVIPYSATNYFAYDTLRKTYRKVFKHEKIGNIETLLIGSMAGAISSSATFPLEVARKQMQVGALSGRQVYKNVLHALASILEKEGLPGLYKGLGPSCMKLVPAAGISFMCYEACKRILVEKDGEA, encoded by the exons atggGTAAAAGAGGGggaattcaattatttgatgataAAAGAGATGGTTTCTTTTCAATCTGTGATTTGGCCTCTCAATGTAACTTTATCCAAGGAGAGAACTTTCAATATCCATATCAACCAGGTGGCTTATTTGCAAGCGTGGGGCAAATGGGAATGAATTTTGGTGTGTCACCGAACGCTTCGAATTCACCTGACAACAACGGTGGTGGTGGCGGCGGCATTAAATCAACATTCCATGATTTGTATGTTAAGTATGTGCCATCACAGGATAGTGCATGCATTGTTGAGCTACCAGAAGGTGAGAAGgctttgaagaagaagaagggtGGGTTGAAGTTGAAAATCAAGATTGCCAATCCATCGCTACGGCGGTTGTTTAGTGGAGCAATAGCTGGGGCAGTTTCAAGGACAGCTGTGGCTCCACTGGAGACTATAAGGACACATTTGATGGTTGGAACTAGTGGACATTCGACAGCTGAGGTGTTTCAGAATATAATGCAGACTGATGGGTGGAAGGGCTTGTTTAGGGGTAATTTGGTTAATGTGATTCGAGTTGCACCTAGCAAGGCTATTGAG ctttttgcttttgataCAGTCAACAAGCACTTGTCGGCAAAACCTGGGGAACCGTCTAAAGTCCCCATTCCTGCCTCACTAATTGCAGGTGCCTGTGCTGGTGTTAGCTCAACTTTGTGCACATATCCTCTTGAGTTGGTTAAGACTCGATTAACTATACAG GGAGATGCGTACAACGGTATCGTTGATGCATTTGTAAAAATCATACGACAAGAAGGCCCTGCGGAACTCTTCAGAGGTCTTGCTCCCAGTCTAATTGGAGTAATTCCGTATTCTGCTACCAATTACTTTGCTTACGACACATTACGAAAAACTTATCGGAAAGTATTCAAGCACGAGAAAATAGGCAACATCGAGACCCTTTTAATTGGATCAATGGCTGGTGCTATATCAAGTAGTGCAACCTTCCCACTTGAGGTAGCTCGCAAGCAAATGCAAGTAGGTGCTCTGAGTGGAAGGCAGGTGTACAAGAATGTGCTTCATGCACTGGCTAGCATTCTCGAGAAAGAAGGGCTTCCAGGTTTATACAAAGGGTTGGGTCCAAGCTGCATGAAGTTGGTGCCTGCTGCCGGGATTTCATTTATGTGCTACGAAGCATGCAAACGAATACTAGTAGAGAAAGACGGGGAGGCGTAG
- the LOC102615339 gene encoding uncharacterized protein At2g34160 isoform X1 — MEVITEGVNNINISDASAASKKNRIQVSNTKKPLFFYVNLAKRYMQQHNEVELSALGMAIATVVTIAEILKNNGLAVEKKITTSTVDIREETGGRPVQKAKRHLKLQPWVRFIHYWTFGPNRILRMEWTAL; from the exons ATGGAGGTGATTACAGAGGGAGTGAACAACATAAACATCTCGGACGCATCTGCAGCCAGCAAGAAGAACCGAATTCAAGTCTCCAATACCAAGAAACCCCTCTTCTTTTATGTCAATCTCGCCAAG AGGTACATGCAGCAACATAATGAGGTGGAATTATCTGCTCTTGGAATGG CTATTGCAACTGTTGTCACTATTGCTGAGATCTTGAAGAACAATGGACTAGCTGTTGAGAAGA AGATCACGACTTCTACTGTTGATATTAGGGAGGAAACAGGGGGACGACCTGTTCAAAAAGCTAAG AGACATTTAAAATTGCAACCTTGGGTGCGTTTTATTCACTATTGGACATTTGGACCGAACCGGATTTTACGGATGGAATGGACTGCATTGTAA
- the LOC102615339 gene encoding uncharacterized protein At2g34160 isoform X2 — MEVITEGVNNINISDASAASKKNRIQVSNTKKPLFFYVNLAKRYMQQHNEVELSALGMAIATVVTIAEILKNNGLAVEKKITTSTVDIREETGGRPVQKAKIEILLGKSEKFDELMAAAEEEAINNEEQS; from the exons ATGGAGGTGATTACAGAGGGAGTGAACAACATAAACATCTCGGACGCATCTGCAGCCAGCAAGAAGAACCGAATTCAAGTCTCCAATACCAAGAAACCCCTCTTCTTTTATGTCAATCTCGCCAAG AGGTACATGCAGCAACATAATGAGGTGGAATTATCTGCTCTTGGAATGG CTATTGCAACTGTTGTCACTATTGCTGAGATCTTGAAGAACAATGGACTAGCTGTTGAGAAGA AGATCACGACTTCTACTGTTGATATTAGGGAGGAAACAGGGGGACGACCTGTTCAAAAAGCTAAG ATTGAAATATTGCTGGGGAAGTCAGAGAAGTTTGATGAGTTGATGGCTGCTGCGGAGGAGGAGGCAATCAATAATGAGGAGCAGAGCTGA